A region from the Leptospirillum ferriphilum ML-04 genome encodes:
- a CDS encoding cupin domain-containing protein, with product MTQGMEIGERRVLDTRTLPWQETPGATYSEKVLEEGEDGRAKRRTSILRLGPEGVFPKTDFSSGAEIYVLEGLLRCGDVRLPEGSYVTLLTTAPVTFSSDAGCTLFLKTGHLEKGDPPEAIVSTRDAPWFPGLVEGLSVMPLFRSGTRNTALVRWAPGTHFQSHRHYGGEEILVLEGVFEDEHGRYGPGTWMRSPHLSQHRPFSQEGCLIFVKTGHLSSGENA from the coding sequence ATGACGCAAGGAATGGAAATCGGCGAACGACGGGTTCTGGATACCCGGACCCTCCCCTGGCAGGAAACACCGGGGGCCACGTATTCCGAAAAAGTTCTGGAAGAGGGGGAGGATGGACGCGCGAAACGGCGAACGTCGATCCTCCGCCTAGGCCCGGAAGGCGTTTTTCCGAAAACCGATTTCTCCTCCGGGGCCGAGATCTATGTCCTGGAAGGTCTTCTCCGGTGCGGGGACGTCCGTCTTCCGGAGGGAAGCTACGTCACTCTTCTGACGACCGCCCCGGTGACGTTTTCGTCCGATGCCGGATGCACCCTTTTTTTGAAGACGGGCCATCTGGAAAAAGGTGATCCCCCGGAGGCGATCGTCTCGACCCGGGACGCTCCCTGGTTTCCGGGTCTGGTCGAAGGGTTGTCGGTGATGCCCCTTTTCCGGTCCGGGACCCGGAACACGGCCCTCGTGCGCTGGGCTCCGGGAACGCATTTTCAATCCCATCGCCATTATGGAGGGGAGGAAATTCTGGTCCTCGAAGGGGTGTTTGAAGACGAACACGGGCGATACGGCCCGGGAACATGGATGAGAAGCCCCCATTTGAGCCAGCACCGCCCGTTCAGTCAGGAAGGATGTCTCATTTTCGTCAAGACGGGCCATCTGTCCTCCGGGGAAAACGCATGA
- a CDS encoding Eco57I restriction-modification methylase domain-containing protein: MRTFSRNQRTGRANGSALSVTGGLFSAEFFRSVRDLSASYQSGAEYGIPRGLNLRDEIGRWWRIAQGEWGAFHTPSSQRQSEEMSAPSLRWVEVLFRDILQCHDLSSVPPIPLKERLFPITYMALGRSLPIVAVPASQSLDQSRIEWGDGHRKRSPHGLLQEYLNTRSKGEWGIVTNGRILRLLRENPSLTRPVYVEVDLERILTEELYSDFALFCLLCHRTRFERPPKGGACVLEQWKGEAQETGQRALKKLREGVRKALEWLGKGFLAYPSNHSLRESIRHGKGVPDQFHQELLRLVYRFLFLLTVEDRNLLHESRIRKEAIEIYRDGYSLSRLRALSRKRRAYDRFPDLWMSLQVVFEGLRTGAPDIGLSPLGGLFSEDQCSLLEASKIDNAHLLSAIREIAFFETGDTLARINYRDMDTEELGSVYESLLELHPVVRFDRTPWTFGYAGLGDESDNGKGSLSGSQRKSTGSYYTPDSLVRELIRTALDPVIERTLTEHRDNPRKGLLSLRIIDPSCGSGHFLLSAARRLALEVARIDADSETPDEATRRHALRDVVQHTIFGVDINPLAVELCRTALWLETVEPGKPLGFLDNHILCGNSLVGLLSFDLLKNGIPKEAYVALSGDDPEIAGKIRARNKPDIKKTQDPIPFKPQENPKFSLEETDLDLLPEDTLEEIARKKRLWNAQQNLHKGERLVADLFVSAFFLPKTSEYHSVIPVTDDLNRLISSGVIDPKMQRAITEIAQSLQFFHWQIMFPEIFAKGGFDVVLGNPPWERIKLQEEEFFQVRSPDIAKARNATERGKMIKKLKEAPSGSFEATLYGEFIQTRRVAEAQSQFVRQSGRFPLSGRGDVNLYALFSETVLNLLNSQGRAGIVVPTNIATDDTTKVFFDHIVQKDRLVSLYDFENREGLFPAVHRSYRISLLTMGWTTKPAEFLFFATKTDHLQDERRRYLLSGKEIRLFNPNTGTSPTFRTRVDAELTRKIYEKAGVFIREGEEDGNPWRVRFSAMFHMSNDSNLFKTYSDLTGSGAIFTDMTARLPNGMVYLPLYEAKMVHHYDHRWATYDEAGKETREVTNIEKADAGFQVRPRYWVPKKEVDERIKRVDGSGEKREWLLGWRDIARSTDERTVIAGVIPRVGTGDTFLLIFSERSTLDVTCLISNVSSTSFDYASRQKVGGTHLKYFTMNQLPVFPPEAYSKDDLEFVSQRVLELVYVTNDLTPFARDLGYEGPPFPWDPNRRAILRAELDAFYAKKYGLDRQELEFILDPADVYGEDFPSVTFPVLKKKELREFGEYRTKRLVLEAWERM; this comes from the coding sequence ATGAGGACCTTCTCTCGAAATCAACGGACGGGACGCGCGAATGGTTCGGCCCTCTCTGTGACGGGAGGACTTTTTTCCGCGGAATTCTTTCGATCGGTCAGGGATCTTTCTGCGTCCTATCAGTCCGGAGCGGAGTATGGAATCCCCCGAGGCTTGAATCTTCGCGATGAAATCGGACGGTGGTGGCGGATCGCTCAAGGGGAGTGGGGAGCGTTTCATACGCCATCCTCACAAAGGCAATCAGAAGAGATGTCTGCACCTTCCCTGCGCTGGGTTGAAGTGCTTTTTCGCGACATTCTCCAGTGCCATGATCTGTCTTCCGTGCCCCCGATTCCTCTGAAAGAGCGACTTTTTCCGATCACCTATATGGCACTGGGAAGATCTCTTCCGATCGTGGCGGTTCCCGCCTCCCAATCTCTTGATCAAAGCCGAATCGAATGGGGGGACGGCCATCGAAAACGCTCTCCGCATGGACTTCTTCAGGAGTATCTTAACACCCGCTCCAAAGGCGAATGGGGCATTGTGACCAATGGAAGGATCCTGCGACTTCTTCGTGAAAACCCCAGTCTGACCCGACCGGTCTATGTGGAGGTCGATCTCGAGAGGATCCTCACAGAAGAGCTTTATTCCGATTTTGCCTTGTTTTGTCTCCTTTGCCACCGAACCCGGTTTGAACGTCCTCCCAAGGGAGGTGCTTGTGTTCTGGAGCAGTGGAAGGGGGAAGCACAGGAGACAGGCCAACGTGCCCTTAAAAAACTCCGGGAAGGGGTGAGAAAAGCTCTGGAATGGCTGGGAAAGGGTTTTTTGGCCTACCCATCCAACCATTCTCTCCGGGAATCCATCCGGCATGGTAAAGGAGTGCCTGATCAATTCCATCAGGAACTTCTTCGCCTGGTCTATCGGTTCTTGTTTCTTCTGACGGTTGAAGATCGAAACCTGTTACACGAATCGCGGATTCGAAAGGAGGCGATAGAGATTTACCGAGACGGTTATAGCCTCTCCCGTCTCCGGGCTCTCTCCCGAAAACGCCGGGCCTATGATCGTTTCCCCGATCTCTGGATGAGTCTTCAGGTCGTCTTTGAAGGACTTCGGACGGGGGCTCCCGATATCGGTCTTTCTCCCCTGGGAGGCCTGTTTTCGGAGGATCAGTGTTCGCTTCTTGAAGCTTCCAAGATCGACAATGCCCATCTTCTGTCGGCCATTCGGGAGATTGCCTTTTTTGAAACAGGCGACACCCTGGCCCGAATCAATTACCGGGATATGGACACGGAAGAATTGGGCAGTGTCTATGAAAGTCTTCTGGAACTTCATCCTGTTGTCCGTTTTGACCGGACTCCCTGGACCTTTGGTTACGCTGGCTTGGGAGATGAATCCGATAACGGAAAGGGCTCGCTGTCCGGATCCCAACGGAAAAGCACCGGATCGTACTACACACCGGACAGCCTTGTGCGGGAGTTGATTAGAACGGCTTTGGATCCGGTGATCGAACGGACGCTAACGGAGCATCGGGACAATCCCCGAAAGGGTCTTCTCTCTCTTCGAATCATCGATCCCTCCTGTGGATCGGGACATTTTCTGCTGTCGGCGGCCCGAAGACTCGCTCTGGAAGTGGCTAGAATCGACGCCGATTCGGAGACGCCCGATGAGGCGACCCGGCGGCATGCCCTCCGGGACGTTGTCCAGCACACGATCTTTGGTGTCGATATCAATCCTCTGGCGGTGGAGCTCTGCCGGACGGCCTTGTGGCTTGAAACGGTCGAACCCGGCAAGCCCCTGGGATTTCTTGATAACCATATTCTGTGCGGAAATTCCCTGGTGGGACTTTTGTCGTTCGATCTTCTCAAAAACGGGATTCCCAAAGAGGCCTATGTGGCTCTTTCGGGCGATGATCCCGAGATTGCCGGAAAAATCAGGGCTCGAAACAAGCCAGATATAAAAAAAACCCAAGACCCTATTCCCTTCAAACCTCAAGAAAACCCGAAATTCTCCCTTGAAGAGACAGATCTCGATCTTCTTCCTGAAGATACGTTGGAGGAGATTGCCCGAAAGAAACGCCTTTGGAATGCGCAACAGAACCTTCACAAGGGGGAGCGGCTTGTCGCTGATCTCTTTGTGTCGGCGTTCTTCCTTCCAAAAACATCGGAATACCATTCGGTGATTCCGGTGACCGATGATCTCAATCGGCTGATATCGAGTGGTGTTATTGACCCGAAGATGCAGAGAGCCATTACGGAGATTGCCCAATCTCTTCAATTTTTTCATTGGCAGATCATGTTCCCCGAGATTTTTGCCAAGGGAGGATTTGATGTGGTGTTGGGAAATCCGCCATGGGAGCGCATCAAGCTCCAGGAAGAGGAGTTTTTTCAGGTTCGGTCTCCTGACATTGCCAAGGCCCGGAATGCGACCGAACGTGGAAAGATGATCAAAAAATTAAAGGAGGCTCCCTCTGGGTCCTTTGAAGCGACCCTCTACGGGGAGTTCATCCAGACTCGGAGAGTCGCAGAGGCGCAATCCCAATTTGTTCGACAGTCCGGGAGGTTTCCTCTGTCGGGGCGAGGGGACGTCAATCTTTACGCCCTTTTTTCGGAAACCGTCCTGAACCTTCTCAATTCCCAAGGGCGAGCGGGGATCGTGGTTCCGACCAACATCGCGACGGATGATACGACCAAGGTATTTTTCGATCACATTGTTCAAAAAGATCGGCTGGTCTCCCTGTATGACTTTGAGAACCGGGAGGGGCTTTTCCCCGCGGTTCACCGAAGTTACAGAATCAGTCTTCTTACCATGGGCTGGACCACGAAACCTGCTGAGTTTCTCTTTTTTGCCACAAAGACAGATCATCTTCAGGATGAGAGACGCCGATACTTGCTTTCGGGAAAGGAAATCCGGCTCTTTAATCCCAACACAGGAACATCCCCCACCTTCCGGACCCGGGTCGATGCGGAGTTGACCCGGAAGATCTATGAAAAGGCGGGTGTCTTCATCCGGGAGGGTGAGGAGGACGGGAATCCGTGGAGAGTTCGATTTTCGGCAATGTTTCATATGTCAAATGACAGCAACCTCTTTAAAACTTATAGTGATCTCACTGGATCAGGGGCCATCTTTACCGATATGACGGCTCGACTTCCCAATGGAATGGTCTATCTCCCTCTGTATGAGGCCAAGATGGTCCACCATTATGACCACCGGTGGGCAACCTATGATGAGGCCGGAAAAGAGACGCGGGAGGTCACCAACATTGAAAAGGCTGATGCGGGATTTCAAGTGCGGCCCCGGTATTGGGTTCCTAAAAAAGAGGTGGATGAAAGAATAAAACGTGTTGATGGTTCTGGAGAGAAACGAGAATGGCTTCTGGGGTGGAGGGATATTGCTCGTTCTACTGATGAACGGACGGTTATTGCTGGGGTGATTCCGAGGGTGGGTACTGGAGATACCTTTCTTTTAATATTTTCAGAACGTTCGACGTTGGATGTGACTTGCCTAATTTCAAATGTCTCTAGTACTTCATTTGATTATGCCTCCCGACAAAAGGTTGGAGGCACGCATCTCAAATATTTCACGATGAATCAACTTCCTGTATTCCCTCCCGAAGCCTATTCCAAAGATGACCTGGAATTTGTTTCCCAAAGAGTTCTTGAGCTTGTGTATGTCACCAACGACCTGACACCCTTCGCCAGGGATCTTGGGTATGAAGGCCCTCCCTTCCCGTGGGATCCGAACCGTCGAGCCATTCTCCGTGCTGAACTCGATGCTTTTTATGCCAAAAAATATGGACTTGATCGTCAAGAACTCGAATTTATTCTGGATCCTGCGGATGTGTATGGAGAGGATTTTCCGAGTGTAACCTTTCCAGTTCTTAAGAAAAAAGAATTGAGAGAATTTGGAGAGTATCGAACGAAAAGGCTGGTGCTTGAAGCATGGGAGAGAATGTGA
- a CDS encoding class I SAM-dependent methyltransferase, with the protein MSSQSVNGYDVLAKSLAERYESLSFSDVHAWLLPFLPETGGSALDVGAGSGRDAQGLLERGFEVVAVEPSSGMRQEGRKRHPDPAILWVDDALPGLDQLMRRGLSFDFILVSAVWMHVSPEDRPRAFRKLLSLMKPGAVLAMTIRQGPSEPDRPMYASSLAELEKLAKINGVTILHQSMEPDRLGRSGVSWIHVAMKFPDDGTGALPLLRHVILKSDKSSTYKLGLLRSVARIADSAGGMVAIENDERVSIPLGLAGLFWIRLYKPLLSAGLPQTPTNRGTRGLGFIGDAWHHLHLSPLDLRPGMRFSGETAHALHQTIQDAVETIIRMPAHYMTYPGTDTPIFKIRRNRSGRISDQLLLEESYFRSFGEMLVPLPLWNALSRYDAWIEPALQTEWMRLMQGYLDRQGVEKNPREMIQAMQWSDPRRDVSTVREIAQTFLEKKPLFCVWSGKKLTRETIDIDHCFPWAAWPCDDLWNLLPTNGRVNRNKSDKLPSSRLLFDASERMMEWWRSAYTSGENALFRNRFYIEAGGTLVVKEERFPVQKDPELPLEQIFEALSFKRLSLKVDQGLEEWDGPR; encoded by the coding sequence ATGTCCAGTCAATCTGTCAATGGATACGATGTTCTGGCGAAAAGTCTTGCCGAGCGTTATGAGTCTCTCTCTTTTTCCGATGTTCACGCCTGGCTTCTTCCGTTTCTTCCGGAAACAGGAGGGTCTGCGCTCGATGTGGGTGCCGGTTCGGGACGTGACGCCCAGGGGTTGCTGGAGAGGGGATTTGAAGTGGTGGCGGTGGAGCCTTCCTCCGGGATGAGGCAGGAAGGGAGAAAACGCCATCCGGATCCCGCCATCCTCTGGGTTGATGATGCGCTCCCCGGTCTCGATCAGCTCATGCGTCGAGGGCTTTCCTTTGATTTCATTCTGGTCAGTGCGGTCTGGATGCATGTTTCCCCGGAAGATCGGCCCCGGGCCTTCCGGAAACTTCTTTCCCTGATGAAGCCGGGAGCCGTCCTTGCCATGACGATCCGTCAGGGTCCCTCCGAACCGGATCGTCCGATGTATGCGTCTTCTCTGGCCGAACTTGAAAAACTCGCCAAAATAAATGGGGTCACCATTCTCCACCAGAGTATGGAGCCCGATCGTCTCGGCCGTTCCGGGGTGAGCTGGATTCATGTGGCGATGAAATTTCCCGACGATGGGACAGGGGCCCTGCCTCTTTTGAGGCATGTGATCCTGAAATCGGACAAGAGTTCGACCTATAAACTGGGGCTTCTTCGATCGGTCGCGCGGATTGCGGACAGTGCCGGCGGTATGGTTGCCATCGAAAACGATGAAAGGGTCTCCATCCCGCTGGGACTGGCGGGGCTGTTCTGGATTCGGCTATACAAACCCCTTTTGTCTGCCGGTCTTCCCCAGACACCCACCAACAGGGGAACCCGGGGTCTCGGTTTTATCGGGGACGCCTGGCATCATCTGCACTTGTCCCCTTTGGACCTGAGGCCTGGCATGCGTTTTTCCGGAGAGACAGCCCATGCTCTCCATCAGACGATTCAGGATGCTGTGGAAACGATTATCCGGATGCCGGCCCATTATATGACCTATCCCGGGACAGACACTCCGATTTTCAAGATTCGGAGAAACCGGTCCGGGCGGATTTCGGATCAACTTCTGCTGGAGGAGAGTTACTTCCGGAGCTTCGGAGAGATGCTGGTTCCTCTTCCTCTCTGGAATGCGCTGTCCCGCTATGATGCCTGGATCGAACCGGCGCTTCAAACCGAATGGATGCGTCTGATGCAGGGTTATCTTGACCGGCAGGGTGTCGAAAAGAATCCTCGGGAGATGATCCAGGCCATGCAATGGTCGGATCCCCGACGGGATGTCTCGACAGTCAGGGAGATCGCGCAGACTTTTCTGGAGAAAAAGCCCTTGTTCTGCGTCTGGAGCGGGAAAAAACTGACCCGGGAGACGATCGACATCGATCATTGTTTTCCCTGGGCGGCATGGCCCTGCGACGATCTCTGGAACTTGCTGCCGACGAACGGGAGGGTCAACCGGAACAAAAGTGACAAGCTTCCATCCTCCAGACTCCTTTTTGACGCGTCCGAGAGGATGATGGAGTGGTGGCGTTCCGCCTATACGTCAGGGGAAAACGCTCTGTTCCGCAACAGGTTTTATATTGAGGCCGGGGGGACACTGGTGGTCAAAGAAGAACGCTTTCCGGTCCAAAAGGATCCGGAGTTGCCCCTGGAGCAGATCTTTGAAGCTCTTTCGTTCAAGCGACTCTCCCTGAAAGTGGATCAGGGGCTCGAAGAATGGGATGGCCCCCGTTGA
- a CDS encoding DMT family transporter: MTRSAILRTRWGFLLVTLSAVGFAAKGIFAKIAYREGADPSTVLTLRMLCVLPVYLFGIYWFGKKSRETRPRWGSPDFRTMVLMGLLGFDVSAVLDFEGLARVSAGMERLILFLYPTFVVFLSAYVHRKPPGARAIGASVLAYAGIALVTAGSRPTGEVSLTGFALVLGSGLFYALYLVGMEGLLKRTNPLWLTSVVMSIATGAISIQAFLSGSLHFGRIDSRAFAMILLMGLFSTLLPTFLMSVGISLIGASRAAVISFLGPVVTLFLAMVFLGEKLTYLEGIGTVVVLGGVALITLWKEPRPNVQEKRECAEELAD; the protein is encoded by the coding sequence ATGACCCGATCCGCCATCCTGCGCACCCGATGGGGATTTCTTCTGGTGACACTGTCCGCCGTCGGGTTTGCGGCGAAGGGCATCTTCGCCAAGATCGCGTATCGGGAAGGGGCGGATCCCTCCACGGTCCTGACGCTTCGGATGCTGTGCGTTCTGCCGGTCTACCTGTTCGGCATATACTGGTTCGGAAAAAAAAGCCGGGAGACCCGTCCCCGCTGGGGCTCACCCGACTTCCGGACAATGGTTCTCATGGGCCTTCTCGGGTTCGATGTCTCGGCCGTCCTCGACTTCGAAGGACTGGCCCGCGTCAGCGCGGGCATGGAACGGTTGATCCTGTTTCTCTATCCGACCTTCGTCGTCTTCCTGTCCGCCTATGTCCATCGGAAACCCCCCGGAGCGAGAGCCATCGGAGCATCCGTTCTTGCCTATGCAGGAATCGCCCTCGTGACGGCCGGGTCGCGTCCGACAGGGGAGGTCAGCCTGACCGGATTCGCCCTGGTCCTGGGAAGCGGCCTGTTCTATGCTCTGTATCTCGTCGGCATGGAGGGCCTCCTGAAACGGACAAACCCTCTCTGGCTGACGTCCGTCGTCATGAGCATCGCCACAGGGGCCATTTCCATCCAGGCCTTTCTGTCCGGCTCCCTCCATTTCGGAAGAATCGATTCCCGGGCCTTCGCCATGATTCTCCTGATGGGATTGTTCTCGACACTTCTGCCGACATTTCTGATGTCTGTCGGGATCTCTCTGATCGGAGCCAGCCGGGCGGCCGTGATCTCGTTTCTCGGTCCGGTCGTGACCCTTTTTCTGGCCATGGTGTTTTTGGGAGAAAAGCTCACCTATCTGGAAGGCATCGGAACGGTTGTCGTCCTGGGAGGGGTGGCGCTCATTACCCTGTGGAAAGAACCCCGGCCGAATGTGCAAGAAAAGCGAGAGTGCGCGGAAGAGCTGGCCGATTAG
- a CDS encoding zinc-dependent alcohol dehydrogenase family protein: MNAYVIDHFAEDPGQALRVIEKNALPPGPGEVRVRMRYASLNFRDLRIFRGQYRPALPLPVVPLSDGCGIVEATGEHVRHFHPGDRVATTFFQEVSSGGSPDSSSRVTLGCERDGVLSEWVTVPQSGLVPVPAHLSDSEASTLTCAGLTAWNALMEGDPVRPGETVLIQGTGGVSIFALQFARLSGCRTIVLSRHEEKLERARKLGASETINTRACPEWEKEVLKRTGGQGVDRVIEVTGGESLPRSLEATRTGGQIQVIGVLSGVESRVSLLPVLMKEIRLRGLLVGDRPMFLRMNRAVEANRLIPVVDRIFSFEDALDAYRVLDRGAAFGKLVIRISDS, encoded by the coding sequence ATGAACGCGTATGTCATCGACCATTTTGCGGAGGATCCCGGACAGGCTCTCCGTGTCATCGAGAAAAACGCTCTTCCCCCGGGGCCGGGGGAGGTCCGGGTCCGGATGCGATATGCTTCCCTGAACTTCCGGGATCTTCGGATTTTCCGGGGCCAGTATCGTCCCGCTCTTCCCCTGCCGGTGGTGCCCCTGTCCGATGGCTGCGGGATTGTCGAGGCGACCGGGGAGCATGTCCGTCATTTCCATCCCGGGGACCGGGTGGCGACCACGTTTTTCCAGGAGGTGTCCTCCGGAGGAAGTCCGGATTCGTCGAGCCGGGTGACGCTGGGGTGCGAGCGGGACGGCGTCTTGTCCGAATGGGTGACGGTCCCCCAGTCCGGTCTGGTTCCCGTTCCGGCTCATCTGTCCGACAGCGAGGCGTCCACGCTGACCTGCGCCGGTCTGACCGCCTGGAATGCCCTGATGGAAGGAGATCCCGTCCGCCCGGGGGAAACGGTCCTGATTCAGGGAACGGGAGGCGTTTCGATCTTTGCCCTGCAGTTCGCCCGGCTCTCCGGCTGCCGCACGATTGTTCTCTCCCGCCACGAGGAAAAGCTCGAACGGGCCAGAAAGCTCGGAGCCTCTGAAACCATCAACACCCGAGCCTGTCCGGAGTGGGAGAAAGAGGTTTTGAAAAGGACCGGCGGACAGGGGGTGGACCGGGTGATTGAAGTGACCGGAGGAGAAAGTCTTCCCCGGTCGCTGGAAGCGACCCGGACCGGCGGACAGATCCAGGTCATCGGGGTGCTCTCCGGTGTCGAGTCCCGGGTTTCGCTTCTTCCTGTTCTGATGAAGGAAATCCGGTTGCGTGGACTTCTGGTGGGAGACCGGCCGATGTTCCTCCGCATGAACCGGGCCGTGGAAGCAAACCGGCTGATCCCCGTGGTCGACCGGATCTTTTCGTTCGAAGACGCGCTGGATGCCTACCGGGTTCTTGATCGGGGAGCCGCCTTTGGAAAGCTTGTCATCCGGATCTCCGATTCCTGA